From the Gemmatimonadales bacterium genome, the window AGTACACGGTGAGTGCCACCGTTACCGGCGCTCCCGCCAACGGCATCCGCATCAGGCTTTACGCGATCAACCCGCTGACCAACATGCCGGTGGAGCCGGTTCTGTTCCTCGGGTACGTGGATCTCACCGACGAGGTCACGGCGCAGGCCAGCACGCTTGGTGTCCTCCTCAAGCTGGGCACCACGACGATCGCCGACTATAGCATTTCACTCACGAGAGCGACCAGCTCTTTCTCGCTGAGCGCCGACGGGTTCATCCGGAACGCCGATGCGACCGGCCGGGTCGATTTCAGTCTTCAGAACACCATCAACCTGCAGACCTTCACGGTAAGCATCGTGCACAACCTGACCGGTTCGGACGGGACGGCGATCCGGGTCGAGTTGTCCGGCAACGACGTGTCGGCGACCGTGCTTTTCCGGGTGTCGCACGGCGGCAACTCGATCGAGCTGAACGGCACTTTCTCGAGCACCGCGACATCCGAGACCGTGGACCTCGACGTCAAGTACAACGGCACGGTGGTGGCGACGATCACCGGCGACCCCGACAGCCCGACTATCACCGGGGCCAACGGGCACACGGTGACCGCACAGGAGCTCGTCGCGCTGGTGACCATATTCGAGAAAGCCGGCGACTTCATCGGGAACTTCAGCGAGGCGGTGTTCCGTCCCGCGGACATCGTGTTCCGCCCGTAGGTCCCCACTTCGTGTTGTCCCGCGACGGGCGGCCTTCGGGCCGCCCGTTGTGCTTCTCGGAGGTAGTCGGGTATCGTCCCAAGCCATGAAAAATACGATCGCGTTCCTGAGCCTCCTTGTCCTCACCGCGCCGCTCGCCGCGCAGGCCCCCGATTCCGCCCTCATCCGCCGCGCGCTGCGCCTGCACCGCGAAGTGCCGATGGTGGATGGCCACAACGACCATCCCTGGGAGATGCGTGCCCAACGGGTCATGGGGTTCGAGCACCACGACATGACGGGCTCCCTCCCCACCTTCCAGACGGACATCCCGCGCCTCCGCGCGGGGGGCGTGGGCGCGCAGTTCTGGTCCATCTTCATCTACGACACGATGATCCACTCGGGCGCCGCGCGGCTCACGATGGAGCAGATCGACATCGTGAAGCGGATGGAGGCGCGCTACCCGGACGTGTTCGCGCCGTCCCGCACCGCCGACGACATCCTGCGGGCGCACCGGCAGGGACGGATCGCGTCGCTGATGGGCATCGAGGGCGGCCACGCGATAGAGAACTCGCTCGGCGCGCTACGCCTCTTCTTCGAGCTGGGCGTCCGCTACCTGACGCTCACTTGGAACAACGATGTCCCTTGGGCCGACGCGAACATCGGCGCCCACCTCCACCACGGCCTCACGCCATTCGGATACGAGGTGGTGCGGGAGATGAACCGGCTCGGGATGCTGGTGGACATCTCGCACGGGGACGATTCGGTGATGGCGCAGGTGCTGCGCACTTCAGAGGCTCCGGCGATCTTTTCGCACTCGTCGGCTCGCGCGATAGCGGACCACCCGCGCAACGTCCCCGATTGGATCCTTGGCGCGCTGCCGAGGAACGGAGGCGTGGTGATGGTGAACTTCAACTGCGGCTTCATCGACTCCGCGATGGCGGCGCGTTCGGGCGCCCGGCGGGCGGCGCAGGCGCGGCTCCGCGCCCAATTCGCCGCGGACTCCGCCGGCTACCGCCGCGCGTTGGCGGCCTGGGACACCGCCAATCCCGAGCCGGCCGGCCGGCCGGACATCGCCGCGGTCGCCGATCACATCGACCACATCCGCCAGGTCGCCGGAATCGACAATATCGGCTACGGCAGCGACTACGACGGCATCACGTGCGTGCCGCGCGGCCTCGAGGACGTGAGCGCGTTCCCTCGACTCACCGCCGAGCTGCTCCGCCGAGGCTACAGCGACGAGGACGTGAAGAAGGTGATCGGGCTCAACTTCCTGCGCGCGATGCGCGGTGCTGAGGCGACCGCGGCCCGCCTTCAGCGCCAGCGCCCGCCGAGCACCGCGACGTTGGCGCAGTTGGACAGCGTCGGGGTAGCAAGGTGACACGCGCCGGCGGGCCGACTGGCCGGCGGGCGCACCCGCCGGGCCGCCCGTTGGCGCGCTGGTGCGTTGGCGCGCTCGCTTCGCTCGCCGCCTGCTCGGGCCGGAGCGCCCCGCCGGAATCGGCGCCGGTCCCCGCGCCGGCCACCAGCGCCCCGGCGGCTGCGCCAGCCCTCGCACCCAGCGCCTCGGCTGGCAGCTACCTTCTCCGCGCCAACATCGAGAGCCGGCAGGGGAGTGGGCAGCGCCAGGGGCAACGGCGCAGAGCTGCGGCCGGTGAGGGAACCGTGCTGCGGCTCGGGGCGACTCCCCTCGCGGCGCCGCTGGCCGGTGTCCAGGCGGTCACGCAGTTCTCCGCGAACATCGCCATCGTCGGCTATACGCGTGCGCCACGCGGCCGCACCGGCCAGGTTGCGGCCTGGTGGCCCATTCCAGGCGATAGCATCGTCATCCAGTTCCCGTCCGCGAGGGGTAACGGCTCCGTTCAGCTGCGCGGCGCGCGGCGGGGACCGGCCTTGAGCGGCGAGATCTGGTTCATCTCGGAGGCGACGGGAGCGACGTTTCAGCTGGGGACATTTGCGGCGAGCAGGACGAGGTGAGGAGGTGATGAGGTGATGAAGTGAGGACGTGATACGGTGTAAGCCCATCCGCACCGGCATCACCACATCACCACATCACTACATCACCTTCTTTCGAACCCTCAGAACGCCACCCCCGCAAACCAATTCAGATGATTCGCCGCGATCACGCCGGGAGAGTACGTCGTCTCGATCCTTCGGAACTCCAGGCCCATCAGCAGTCCGCCGCCCGGCCGCCAGTGCAGATGGCCCTCGTAAGACACGTTCTTGATGCGTCCGGTCGTGGGCAGGTCGGTGTCCTCGGGGTCGTCGAAGCCGTAACCTCCGCCGAGTTCCCAGGCGAAGGTCGGCCGGAGATTGAGCTGCACCCACCCGCCCTGGGTCCGGACCGGCACTCCCAGCGCGCCCTGGCTCTGGCCGACGCCGCCTCCACCGAGGCCGCTAAGCGCCAGGCCGTTGAAGAAAGCCTCACCGAGGATCGCGACCTTGGGCCCGAGCGCGAGGCGAAGATCCGCGGTGTAGGCTTCGCTCGTAAGAAGGGTTTCCCCCGTTGTGGCGATCCAGCCGCGATGGATGCCGAAGCCGATCTGGCTTTCGGTGTCTTCGGAGCCCCAGCCTACGTAGACGCGGCCTTCGGCCATCGGACGACCGCTCTTCTCGGCGCTGTCGGGTTGGGTGTCGAAGGCGGGCTGGGCGGAGGGCTGCATCGGCGCGAGCGCGGCGCCCTGAACGCCGAAGCGCACCCGGCTGCCGGCCTCGAACGTGAGCCGGGCCTGCGGGATCCAGAGCCAGAGGTTGCCGCTGGTCACGAATCCTGGCGTGCCGCTCGCGGCGAAGGACACGGGATTGTGCGGCGCGACGAGTGGAGACTCCTGGCCCACGAGCAGCCCGATGTGCGGCCAATCGACCTTGAGCGTAGCCGTACGCACCCGCAGGAGCGGGCGGGTACGGCCGCCTCCGCTGGGCTGCTGGCCTCCGAAGAAGTCCATCTGCAGGTCGGCGGAGAGGTCGCCGCCGAGGGCGCGGGCACCGGACATCGTGATCCCGAGACGCGTCTGGCGGATCGCCCCGCCCAGGTGGCTGTTGGGGAGGCCGGAGGTGTCCTGCGGGTTCTCGACGAACTGCGGCACGTCGGAGTTGTTGACGCGCGCGCCGTTGTGGAAGCCGTTGACGAGGATGAGTCCTGAGAGCTCGAGGCGGTTTCGGAGCCGCGACTGTACCTTGGCCTGCGCCTGCTCCTCGAGCTGACGCTGGAGCCGCTCCACCGTTTCCTCGAGCCGTTGGACGCGTTCGGCGAGGGAGTCCTGTGGCGGTGTCTCTTGTGCGATGGCGGCGCTCGCCGCCCCGAGGCCGACGAGCAGCAGCAGGCCGGCGCTCCAGCGCGTACGCATCACGTTGACCTCCATGGAATCGTGG encodes:
- a CDS encoding dipeptidase; translated protein: MKNTIAFLSLLVLTAPLAAQAPDSALIRRALRLHREVPMVDGHNDHPWEMRAQRVMGFEHHDMTGSLPTFQTDIPRLRAGGVGAQFWSIFIYDTMIHSGAARLTMEQIDIVKRMEARYPDVFAPSRTADDILRAHRQGRIASLMGIEGGHAIENSLGALRLFFELGVRYLTLTWNNDVPWADANIGAHLHHGLTPFGYEVVREMNRLGMLVDISHGDDSVMAQVLRTSEAPAIFSHSSARAIADHPRNVPDWILGALPRNGGVVMVNFNCGFIDSAMAARSGARRAAQARLRAQFAADSAGYRRALAAWDTANPEPAGRPDIAAVADHIDHIRQVAGIDNIGYGSDYDGITCVPRGLEDVSAFPRLTAELLRRGYSDEDVKKVIGLNFLRAMRGAEATAARLQRQRPPSTATLAQLDSVGVAR